GAGGGCCAGTCCGGCCAGGCCAAGCTCACGCAGTACACGCGCTACCTCACGATCGCCCTCGCGGTCCTCCAGTCCACGACGCTCATCACGGTCGCGCGCAGCGGTGCGCTCTTCGGCCAGACCAACGTCAGCGCCTGCACGCAGCTCGTCACGAACGACGCCTGGTACGCGATCATGCTCATGGTCATCACGATGACCGCCGGCACCGGCCTCATCATGTGGATGGGCGAGCTCATCACCGAGCGCGGCATCGGCAACGGCATGTCGCTCCTCATCTTCACGTCGGTCGCGGCGGCGTTCCCGACCTCGCTCATCGCGATCCAGCAGAGCCGCGGCTGGGAGGTCTTCCTCCTGGTCATCGCCGTCGGACTCCTCGTCGTCGCCGCCGTCGTCTACGTCGAGCAGTCGCAGCGTCGCATCCCTGTGCAGTACGCCAAGCGCATGGTCGGGCGCCGCACCTACGGCGGCAACAACACCTACATCCCCATCAAGGTGAACATGGCCGGCGTCGTGCCCGTCATCTTCGCGTCCTCGCTGCTGTACCTGCCGGCCCTGGTCGCGCAGTTCAACCAGCCCGCCGTCGGCCAGGCGCCGGCGCCGTGGGTGCAGTGGATCACCGACAACCTCACGACGGGCGACCACCCGCTCTACATGGCGATGTACTTCCTGCTCATCGTCGGCTTCACGTACTTCTACGTCGCCATCACCTTCAACCCGGAGGAGGTCGCCGACAACATGAAGAAGTACGGCGGCTTCATCCCCGGCATCCGCGCGGGACGCCCGACGGCCGAGTACCTCGACTACGTGCTCACCCGCATCACGCTGCCGGGCTCGCTGTACCTCGGGCTCATCGCGCTCCTGCCGCTCATCGCCCTGTCGCTCGTCGGCGCGAACCAGAACTTCCCGTTCGGCGGCGCGAGCATCCTGATCGTGGTCGGCGTCGGCCTCGAGACGGTCAAGCAGATCGACTCGCAGCTGCAGCAGCGGCACTACGAGGGGCTGCTCAAGTGACCCGGCTCCTGATCGTCGGCCCTCCCGGAGCGGGCAAGGGCACGCAGGCGAAGCGCATCGCGGCCGACCACGGCATCCCCGACGTCTCGACCGGCGACATCTTCCGCCAGAACATCAAGGACGGCACGGAGCTCGGCCAGCAGGTGCAGGCCCTCGTGGACGCGGGCAACTACGTCCCCGACGAGCTCACCAACAGCCTCGTCACCGCGCGCCTCCAGGAGGAGGACGCGCAGGCGGGCTTCCTGCTCGACGGCTACCCGCGCACGCTCGACCAGGTCGCGTACCTGGAGGAGCTGCTGCAGGGCTGGGGCCAGGAGCTCGACGCCGTCATCCAGCTCGTCGCGGACGAGGAGGAGGTCGTCGCCCGGCTCACCCGCCGCGCCGCCGAGCAGGGGCGCGCCGACGACGGCGAGGACGAGATCCGGCACCGCCAGGAGGTCTACGTCCGCGAGACGAGCCCCCTCATCGACGTGTACCGCGACCGCGGCCTGCTCGTCGAGGTCGACGGGCTGGGCGAGGTCGACGAGGTCGCCGAGCGCATCCGCACGGCCCTCGCGGGTCGCGGCGTCCGTCCCTCCTCCGACGCCGGCCGCGCGTAGCGCCGTGGGCGCGCTCCGCCGCACGCCGGGGATCTACAAGACCCCGGACGAGATCCGCCGCATGGTCGCGCCCGGACTCGCGACCGCCGCGTCGCTCGACGCCGTCCGCGGGCTCATCGCCCCGGGCGTGACCACCGGCGAGCTCGACGCGGCCGCCGACGCCGCCATCCGCGCCCTCGGCGGGCACTCCAACTTCCAGCTCGTACCGGGGTACCGCCACACGGTGTGCGTCTCCGTGAACGACGAGGTCGTGCACGGCATCCCCGGCGACCGCGTGCTGCAGCCGGGCGACATCGTCTCGGTGGACAGCGGCGCGGAGATCGACGGCTGGAACGGCGACTCGGCCATGACGGTCGTGGTGCCGGACCCCGCGCGCCCCGACGTCGTCGAGGCCCGCGAGCGGCTCTCCCGCGTCACCGAGGACTCGCTCTGGGCGGGCATCGCCCGGCTCGCGACCGCGTCGCATCTCAACGAGGTGGGCGAGGCCGTCGAGGAGAGCGTCGAGGCGGCCGGCGCGTTCGGCATCGTCATGGACTACACGGGCCACGGCATCGGGCGCAGCATGCACGAGGATCCGCCGGTCTTCAACTACCGCGTGCGCGGCAAGGGCCCCGCGGTGAAGCCCGGGCTCGTCGTCGCGATCGAGCCGATGATCACCGACGGTGAGGCGGAGACGCGCGTCCTCGACGACGACTGGACCGTCTCCACGGTCGACGGCAGCATGGCCTCGCACTGGGAGCACTCCGTCGCCGTGCACGCACGCGGCATCTGGGTGCTCACGCTCGCCGACGGCGGGGCGTCGCGCCTCGTGCCGCTCGGAGTCATTCCCGTCGCGCCCTGATCACCGCACCCGCCTGACCCGACCGGACGCCCGCGGGTGGCCCGGTCAGGTGTCCATGACGTGCACGAGCTCCTCGATGAAGGAGCCGTGCGCTCCCGACGCCCGCATGATCGCCTGCACGTCGCGGTGGTCGGAGAAGACCTCGACGAACTGGTCGAAGACGTGCTGGAAGCTCGTGCGGCCGCTCGCGCTGAAGGCGACGAGCGCGACCACGTGCACGCGGTTGCCGCCCCACTGCATCGCCTCGTCGTTGACCACGATGGCGATGGCCGTGCGGTGCGCCGTCATCGCGAGCGAGTGCGGCACGGCGAGCGTGTCGGTGAACGCCGTCGACGAGAGGCGCTCGCGCTCGATGACGCCGTCGATGTACTCGGGCTCGATGATGCCCTGCTCCACCATGCGCTGGCCGAGCAGGCGGATCATCGCCTCCTCGTCGGGCGCGTGCAGGTCCCGGAAGAACAGCGACTCGTCGAGGAAGCGCAGCAGGTCGTGCTTCATGGAGCTGCGGCGCGCGTGGCGGCGGACGCGGGCGACGGCCCGGCGGATCGCCTCGATGTCGTCGGGCGTCGGCAGCGGCTGGACCACCACGACGTCATCGCCGGGCGGACGCGTGCCGGTCGCGTCGATCACGAGCTGCACCCCGAGCGCGTCCGCGTCGACGTCGGTGCGCGTGACCACGGCGTCGACGCTGATGTCGGCCCCGAGCGCCTGCTCGATGCGCTGGCGCATGATCTGGTGCAGGTCGTAGTAGTTCGGGCAGACGAGCGCGCACGCGACCCGGTCGTCGCGCCGGGCCACGCGCTCCCGGTGGGATCCCACGTGCAGGGCGATGTACGCGATCTCGTCGTCGTTGATCGCGATGCCCCGCCGCCGCTGCACCTCGCTCGCGATGAACACGGCGATCTCGTACGTCATCGGGTAGGAGGTCTTGATGGAACGGGCCAGCGGGTTCCGGGAGAAGGAGCGGTCGGCGGCGCGCGCCACCAGGTTGCCGAGGTGCAGGGAGAAGCGGACCGTGAAGTCCTCGTCCTCGAGGTCCACCAGGTACTCCTGCTTCACGCGGCGCACGATGGCGCGCACCACGTCGAGGTCGCTCTCGACGACGTGCTCGCGCATCACGGTCGCGAGCGACTGCTCGTTGCCGGGGGTGACGACGCGCGTGCGGACGAGGAGCGCGAGGTAGGCGACGTCGCCCGCCGGCACCGGCACGTCGAAGTGAGCCGCGAGGAGGCGCGCGAGCACGTCGCGGATCGCGAGGGCGGTGGGGTCGGCGGAGGGGACGGGCGACGACGCGTCGTCGTGCTCGGCGCCCTCGGCGGGATCCGCGTCCTCGTCCGTCCGCCGCGGCGCCCGTGCCAGCCGGTCCACCGCGATGGCCACGTGCAGCAGCACGTTGTCGACGCCGTACTCGTTGACGAAGAAGCCGCCCGCGGTGAGCTCGCGGATGAGGTCCGTCTTGAACGCCTGCAGCGAGTCGGACGCGAACTCCCGCTGCACCGTCTCGAGCGGCAGGAAGCCCTGCGCGCTCTCGTCGCGGAACATGCGCGACAGCAGCCGGCGGAAGTCGCGCTCCGAGCCCTCGAGGACGACCGTGGATCCGGTCCGGCGGAGCGCGAGCCCGGCGTCCTCGACGAGCGCGCGCACCTTCCGGAGGTCCGCCTCGACCGTGGAGTCGCTCACGTGCAGCTCGCCCGCGAGGGCGAAGACGTCGAGGCCGTCGGGCGCGTCGCCGAGGCGGCGGACGAGGGCGTGCAGGCGGTCGCGCGGGGTGCCCTGCGGATCGCCGCTCGTGCGCGCGCCGAGGTGGCGGGCGTAGCTGCCGGCGTCGATCCGGTAGCCGTCGGGGGAGGAGGCGATCGCCACGGTCGAGCGCTCGCGCACCGCCGTGACGTAGTTGCGGACGCTGCGCGTGGTGACCCCGAGGCGGTCCGCGAGCTCGCCGGCCTCGACCCAGCGGTCGGCCGTGGACAGGTAGTCCAGCAGCCTCTCCTGGTTCTCGCTCAGCATGGTCGTCTCCCTGCGCGGCGGCTGGCGTCCGCTCCGGCGGCGGTCGGAGAGCGCCGCTCTCGGAGACGAGTCAACCATCCGCGCCCGCCCGCGAGGCCCGGCCGGGCCCCCGCCGGCCTCCTCTTCCTACCCCGCGGAAGCGGATCTGCTGGCACCGGCGGCCCCACGCGGAGCACGATGGGACGACCAGCGACGACGCGAGGAGGCACAGCATGACCGGGAGGATCCTCGTCGTCTGCGGCTCCGGCGC
The genomic region above belongs to Clavibacter phaseoli and contains:
- the secY gene encoding preprotein translocase subunit SecY; translated protein: MLSAVVRIFRTPDLRRKIGFTLGIIALFRLGSFIPAPFVDFANVQSCLAANQGTSGLYELVNLFSGGALLKLSIFALGIMPYITASIIVQLLRVVIPHFDTLYKEGQSGQAKLTQYTRYLTIALAVLQSTTLITVARSGALFGQTNVSACTQLVTNDAWYAIMLMVITMTAGTGLIMWMGELITERGIGNGMSLLIFTSVAAAFPTSLIAIQQSRGWEVFLLVIAVGLLVVAAVVYVEQSQRRIPVQYAKRMVGRRTYGGNNTYIPIKVNMAGVVPVIFASSLLYLPALVAQFNQPAVGQAPAPWVQWITDNLTTGDHPLYMAMYFLLIVGFTYFYVAITFNPEEVADNMKKYGGFIPGIRAGRPTAEYLDYVLTRITLPGSLYLGLIALLPLIALSLVGANQNFPFGGASILIVVGVGLETVKQIDSQLQQRHYEGLLK
- a CDS encoding adenylate kinase gives rise to the protein MTRLLIVGPPGAGKGTQAKRIAADHGIPDVSTGDIFRQNIKDGTELGQQVQALVDAGNYVPDELTNSLVTARLQEEDAQAGFLLDGYPRTLDQVAYLEELLQGWGQELDAVIQLVADEEEVVARLTRRAAEQGRADDGEDEIRHRQEVYVRETSPLIDVYRDRGLLVEVDGLGEVDEVAERIRTALAGRGVRPSSDAGRA
- the map gene encoding type I methionyl aminopeptidase, with translation MGALRRTPGIYKTPDEIRRMVAPGLATAASLDAVRGLIAPGVTTGELDAAADAAIRALGGHSNFQLVPGYRHTVCVSVNDEVVHGIPGDRVLQPGDIVSVDSGAEIDGWNGDSAMTVVVPDPARPDVVEARERLSRVTEDSLWAGIARLATASHLNEVGEAVEESVEAAGAFGIVMDYTGHGIGRSMHEDPPVFNYRVRGKGPAVKPGLVVAIEPMITDGEAETRVLDDDWTVSTVDGSMASHWEHSVAVHARGIWVLTLADGGASRLVPLGVIPVAP
- a CDS encoding BglG family transcription antiterminator, with protein sequence MLSENQERLLDYLSTADRWVEAGELADRLGVTTRSVRNYVTAVRERSTVAIASSPDGYRIDAGSYARHLGARTSGDPQGTPRDRLHALVRRLGDAPDGLDVFALAGELHVSDSTVEADLRKVRALVEDAGLALRRTGSTVVLEGSERDFRRLLSRMFRDESAQGFLPLETVQREFASDSLQAFKTDLIRELTAGGFFVNEYGVDNVLLHVAIAVDRLARAPRRTDEDADPAEGAEHDDASSPVPSADPTALAIRDVLARLLAAHFDVPVPAGDVAYLALLVRTRVVTPGNEQSLATVMREHVVESDLDVVRAIVRRVKQEYLVDLEDEDFTVRFSLHLGNLVARAADRSFSRNPLARSIKTSYPMTYEIAVFIASEVQRRRGIAINDDEIAYIALHVGSHRERVARRDDRVACALVCPNYYDLHQIMRQRIEQALGADISVDAVVTRTDVDADALGVQLVIDATGTRPPGDDVVVVQPLPTPDDIEAIRRAVARVRRHARRSSMKHDLLRFLDESLFFRDLHAPDEEAMIRLLGQRMVEQGIIEPEYIDGVIERERLSSTAFTDTLAVPHSLAMTAHRTAIAIVVNDEAMQWGGNRVHVVALVAFSASGRTSFQHVFDQFVEVFSDHRDVQAIMRASGAHGSFIEELVHVMDT